A stretch of Hypomesus transpacificus isolate Combined female chromosome 7, fHypTra1, whole genome shotgun sequence DNA encodes these proteins:
- the optn gene encoding optineurin — MATGTPMVNGEVSRHPAGGVHPSPGEGTLEGTLHQMNILIQENRDLKEALRMTNLSMKERFEDLSTWKEKQREERDFLEGKLDEARRRIEALTLDDQEPRSRRGEQEGGAEGRGQGGPANQSAELVALRAQVARLQAEKSDLVAMNSELQLKTGQDSSEDSFIEIRIASDGELGAKDVCDGLASRFDMSASRLESEDLTVSQLLQSLRKETQRVERLQIELQAARARITELVEKESSERYTQTSLQLEEKGDDPPTAAGAAIETEQKTQQENSGAGKTESEVEHLQGQMMTLFKELQQAQSKLDEAEGMKKNLQDRCRDVEQDVVTLKAQLVEKQLVQSENDRLKLQVDSNKQQIQLEQRKAGEERNNLAQLKDAYTKLFEDYNELKEDRKKGSASKELADDLQVRLVAAEQALATKQQKIDVMKQEIFQKEKELETISVFQAQAEVYSSDFYAERAAREKIHEERERLATQLEFVKKQNSQLQEEMDSLGRMSLSEMQMRHVPRGSNPHGGAGSQGARGGDGRDRTQQGTLPEHACPKCFEICPDLDSLQIHIMDCII, encoded by the exons ATGGCAACAGGCACCCCCATGGTGAACGGGGAAGTGTCCCGCCACCCCGCGGGAGGAGTGCACCCCAGCCCAGGAGAGGGAACTCTGGAGGGCACGTTGCATCAGATGAACATCCTCATCCAGGAGAACAGGGACCTGAAGG AGGCTCTCAGAATGACCAACCTGTCGATGAAGGAGCGCTTTGAGGACCTGTCCACCTggaaggagaagcagagagaggagagagacttcCTGGAGGGAAAGCTGGATGAGGCGAGGCGGCGCATTGAGGCGCTCACCTTAGACGACCAGGAGCCGAGGAGccggaggggggagcaggagggaggagcagagggtaGGGGACAG ggaggtccagccaatcagagtgcaGAGCTGGTGGCGCTGCGTGCCCAGGTGGCTCGTCTGCAGGCTGAGAAAAGTGACCTGGTGGCCATGAACTCTGAACTGCAGCTGAAGACTGGCCAGGACTCATCTGAGGACTCTTTCATAGAAATCAGGATTGCATCA GATGGAGAGTTGGGAGCGAAGGATGTGTGTGACGGCCTGGCCTCCAGGTTTGACATGAGCGCTTCTCGGCTGGAGTCTGAAGACTTGACGGTGAGCCAGCTGCTTCAGTCCCTGAGGAAGGAGACCCAGAGGGTGGAGAGGCTGCAAATTGAGCTCCAGGCTGCGAGGGCCAG GATTACAGAactggtggagaaggagagctCAGAGAGATACACTCAGACCTCCCTCCagctggaggagaaaggggatgaCCCACCCACCGCCGCAGGGGCTGCGATCGAGACAGAACAGAAGACGCAACAGGAAAATTCTGGAGCGGGGAAG ACTGAGTCTGAGGTGGAGCACCTGCAGGGCCAGATGATGACACTGTTCAAAGAGTTGCAGCAGGCTCAGAGCAAACTGGACGAGGCTGAAGGCATGAAGAAGAACCTGCAagacag ATGCAGGGATGTGGAGCAGGATGTGGTGACACTGAAGGCCCAGCTGGTGGAGAAACAGCTGGTGCAGAGTGAGAATGACCGGCTCAAGCTCCAGGTGGACAGCAACAAGCAGCAGATCCAGCTGGAGCAGAGGAAGGCTGGAGAAGagag gaacaacCTGGCCCAGCTGAAAGACGCCTACACCAAGCTGTTTGAGGACTACAATGAGctgaaggaggacaggaagaag GGGTCAGCTTCTAAGGAGCTGGCAGATGACCTGCAGGTGCGCCTGGTCGCGGCAGAGCAGGCCCTGGCCACCAAGCAGCAGAAAATAGACGTCATGAAGCAGGAGATCTTCCAGAAGGAGAAGGAACTGGAGACCATCTCAGTGTTCCAGGCTCAG gCAGAAGTGTACTCCTCAGACTTTTACGCAGAGCGTGCCGCTCGGGAGAAGATCCACGAGGAGAGGGAGCGTCTCGCCACCCAGCTGGAGTTTGTCAAGAAGCAGAACTCTcagctgcaggaggagatgGACTCTCTGGGCAG GATGTCACTCAGTGAGATGCAGATGAGACACGTGCCACGAGGAAGTAATCCACATGGGGGCGCTGGTTCCCAGGGAGCCAGAG GTGGTGATGGCAGGGACAGAACCCAGCAGGGAaccctccctgaacacgcctGTCCCAAGTGCTTTGAGATCTGCCCTGACCTGGACAGTCTTCAGATCCACATCATGGACTGCATCATCTAA
- the ccdc3a gene encoding coiled-coil domain-containing protein 3a — MLFASLLLALGCVTWTLETTHGCQLPTEWRPLSEGCRAELAEIIVYAKVLAIHREPFGGGENLYNSLPFPFGYGYEGAEEGLLYSAEVELVCDQAWGSMLEVPAGSRLNLTGLGYLSCQSHTVMENYSYIFFLR, encoded by the coding sequence ATGCTCTTTGCGTCCCTGCTCCTCGCGCTGGGCTGCGTGACATGGACGTTGGAGACAACGCACGGATGTCAGCTTCCTACCGAGTGGCGTCCGCTCAGCGAGGGATGCCGTGCGGAGCTTGCGGAGATCATAGTGTATGCCAAGGTGCTTGCCATCCATCGGGAGCCGTTCGGTGGGGGCGAGAACCTCTACAACTCACTGCCGTTCCCGTTTGGGTACGGGTATGAGGGCGCGGAAGAGGGTCTTCTCTATTCGGCGGAGGTAGAGCTCGTGTGCGACCAGGCGTGGGGCAGTATGCTGGAGGTTCCCGCCGGCTCGCGACTCAATCTTACGGGGCTCGGGTACCTGTCGTGTCAGTCGCACACGGTGATGGAGAACTACTCTTATATCTTTTTCCTccggtga
- the cdc123 gene encoding cell division cycle protein 123 homolog: MDTLNFRYRNRSMKKEQVVNCQFSAWYPIFKKHTIKSLILPLPQNVIDYLLDDGTLVVSGGDNSTQQNQTNSDSEEEEDIQWSDDETTTTVIAPEFPEFNSKVLEAINTLGGRVFPKLNWSAPKDANWIALNSSLQCQSLSDIFLLFKSSDFITHDLTQPFLHCSDQDTPDPPINYELVLRKWSELIPGGEFRCFVKENKLIGISQRDYTQHYHHVSKQEAQISQSIQEFFSQNIQHRFLEEDFVLDVYRDSWGKVWLIDLNPFGEVTDSLLFTWEELTSGNSLSANQEEGDTAQQEAPAFRHTTSEVTVQPSPCLSYRIPRDFVDLSSGEDAYKLIDFLKLKKNQQQEEEEEEAQQ; the protein is encoded by the exons ATGGACACACTTAACTTCCGGTACAGGAATCGCAGCATGAAGAAGGAGCAAGTTGTCAACTGTCAGTTTTCGGCCTGGTATCCGATATTTAAGAAACATACTATCAAAAG TTTGATTCTTCCGCTGCCTCAGAATGTAATTGATTATTTACTGGACGATGGAACACTGGTAGTTTCTGGGGG GGACAACAGCACACAGCAAAACCAAACTAACAGTGAttcagaggaagaagaggacatTCAG TGGTCAGATGATGAAACAACCACCACTGTCATA GCTCCGGAGTTCCCAGAATTCAATTCCAAGGTGTTGGAAGCCATAAACACCCTTGGAGGGCGAGTCTTTCCCAAGCTCAACTGGAGCGCCCCAAAG gaCGCTAACTGGATTGCTCTGAACAGCTCCCTGCAGTGTCAGAGTCTAAGCGATATCTTCCTGCTCTTCAAGAGCTCTGACTTCATCACCCACGACCTCACACAGCC ATTCCTTCACTGCAGTGACCAGGACACTCCGGATCCACCTATCAACTATGAA CTGGTCCTCAGGAAGTGGAGTGAGTTGATCCCTGGAGGAGAGTTCAGGTGTTTCGTCAAAGAGAACAAACTGATag GTATCTCTCAGAGAGACTACACCCAGCATTACCATCACGTCTCTAAGCAGGAGGCTCAGATCTCCCAGTCCATTCAAGAGTTCTTCAGCCAGAACATCCAGCACCGCTTCCTGGAGGAAGACT TTGTTTTGGATGTCTACAGAGACAGCTGG ggaaaGGTGTGGCTGATCGATCTGAACCCCTTTGGTGAGGTCACCGATTCTCTTCTCTTCACGTGGGAGGAGCTAACCTCAGGGAACAGCCTTTCTGCCAATCAGGAAGAGGGGGACACAGCCCAGCAG gaggCCCCTGCGTTCCGCCACACCACCAGCGAGGTGACAGTCCAGCCGAGCCCCTGTCTGAGCTACAGGATCCCCCGTGACTTTGTGGACCTGTCGAGCGGCGAGGACGCCTACAAGCTCATCGACTTCCTCAAACTG AAAAAGAACCAGCagcaagaagaagaggaagaggaggcacaACAGTGA
- the mcm10 gene encoding protein MCM10 homolog, producing MEAEDDLDILTALLAENECEEQEEQETKDDLDDLFDDDDDEEYTEGAEEDSTAAAALFGDVDDIEEEEEKEDKKEKNRTLKGQTSDNLNKSKEDLEDELRRMQEKMQMLQQQLEASQKSSEVPSAPVRTPGSKPVATPQRQPQTPHTLKTTPHTGKTLPGPGSGKPNKQAPPGPGSGKPNKQAPPGAGRGESSRLQESSDFSSQLVNADMFKPKGQRTAHQTGASTSTASSVDRVPLVEIKMGSTFLPVETSSKVNKASRSPPSSQTKMAAASSTARQTQSLPALPKDVAIEKYSGLRLRRPRVSSTEMDRKMADRMLIRLSQLPERVGREKLEESDWVTFAVLVNKATPQSNSSGKTFSIWKLTDLHNLEVFVSLFLFGEVHKEHWKTEAGTVIGILNPNLMKPKEGYDGVSLSIDHPQKVMLLGEAQDYGTCQAMKKNGDPCSQIVNMYECQYCQYHVKAQYKKMSAQRAELQSSYSGKVPGKVKGRGNSLKERLCQTGFHYGGVSSAACAASLSASHPKKPNQTTLSSLFIKGSDQLASQAKTLALSSNEVSGCSDDFKSLLCQPTPGALQLKKHLTHAAKKPAGSQGSAGGGLQSISASDLLKQQKQQQQQLLENRKRRAEEIQKRILQNSGAAPLGGPAPPGGPARRPLLSPRAASEAPRAPQSPATPTLGRGFTDGDDILFYDHTPPPPPSSLSLSAAKLAALKKLRAKGEGLAKEDPNAVKRKRSGDIISARVESNLASPDEDKPGPEGEEPAQKKRRENLDYIQSEEFQKILNAKSRHGAELQAAEYQLQERYFDPLVKKEQLEEKMRNIREMKCRAVTCRNCKYTYFKPADRCKELNHHLQWHDALKRFFKCPCGQRAIALDRLPNKHCSNCGLFKWERDGMLKEKAGPKIAGELLQPRGEEQPRFLSSMM from the exons ATGGAAG cGGAAGACGACTTGGACATTCTGACAGCGTTGTTGGCTGAGAACGAGTGTGAGGaacaagaggagcaggagactAAGGACGACCTAGATGACCTGttcgacgatgatgatgatgaagagtaCACAGAGGGGGCCGAGGAAGACTCCACAGCAGCCGCTGCTCTCTTCGGTGACGTCGACGAcattgaggaagaggaggaaaaggaggacaaGAAAGAAAAGAACAGGACGCTTAAAGGACAAACTAGCGACAACCTCAACAAGTCCAAGGAAGATCTAGAAG ATGAGTTGAGGCGCATGCAGGAGAAGATGCAGATGTtacagcagcagctggaggctTCTCAGAAGAGTTCCGAAGTTCCGTCCGCCCCAGTCCGAACCCCAGGTTCAAAACCCGTCGCCACACCCCAGCGCCAACCACAGACCCCCCACACACTGAAGACCACGCCCCACACAG GAAAGACCTTGCCTGGTCCAGGAAGCGGAAAGCCGAACAAACAGGCCCCTCCTGGTCCAGGAAGCGGAAAGCCGAACAAACAGGCCcctcctggagcagggagaggggagagttcCAGGTTACAGGAGTCCTCTGACTTTTCCTCCCAGCTCGTCAACGCAGACATGTTCAAGCCCAAAGGCCAGCGCACGGCCCACCAGACCGGAGCCAGCACTTCTACAG CTTCTTCGGTAGACCGAGTGCCATTGGTGGAGATAAAGATGGGCAGTACGTTCCTGCCAGTGGAAACCAGCAGTAAGGTCAACAAAGCATCTCGTTCCCCGCCATCCTCCCAGACAAAGATGGCCGCTGCCTCATCCACAGCTCGACAAACGCAGTCTCTTCCCGCTCTTCCGAAAGACGTGGCCATTGAGAAGTACTCTGGACTGCGGCTGAG GCGGCCGCGGGTGTCATCTACTGAAATGGATCGCAAGATGGCCGACCGCATGTTGATCCGTCTTTCCCAGCTTCCTGAGCGTGTGGGCagggagaagctggaggagagcgACTGGGTCACCTTTGCAGTGCTGGTCAACAAGGCCACTCCTCAGAGCAACAGCAGT GGGAAGACCTTCAGCATCTGGAAGCTGACTGACCTCCATAACCTGGAAGTGTTTGTGTCCCTCTTCCTGTTTGGGGAGGTGCACAAGGAGCACTGGAAGACTGAGGCTGGCACTGTGATCGGCATCCTCAACCCCAACCTCATGAAGCCCAAGGAGGGCTACGATGGg gtcAGTCTGTCTATAGACCACCCCCAGAAGGTGATGCTGTTGGGGGAGGCTCAAGACTATGGGACCTGCCAGGCCATGAAGAAGAACGGTGACCCCTGCTCTCAGATTGTCAACATG TACGAGTGCCAGTACTGCCAGTACCACGTCAAGGCCCAGTACAAGAAGATGAGCGCCCAGAGAGCCGAGCTGCAGTCCAGCTACTCAGGGAAGGTTCCGGGGAAGGTCAAAGGTCGGGGCAACAGTCTGAAGGAGCGACTGTGTCAGACAGGCTTCCACTATGGGGGCGTGTCCTCAGCTGCCTGTGCCGCatcact GTCGGCTTCGCACCCCAAGAAGCCCAACCAGACCACCCTGAGCAGCTTGTTCATCAAGGGCTCCGACCAGCTGGCCAGCCAGGCCAAGACGCTGG cgctGAGCTCTAACGAGGTGTCGGGATGCTCAGATGACTTCAAGAGCCTTCTGTGTCAGCCCACCCCTGGAGCCCTGCAGCTGAAGAAGCACCTGACCCACGCAGCCAAGAAGCCTGCAG gctcCCAGGGctctgctggaggagggctCCAGTCCATCTCGGCCTCTGACCTCCTGAAACagcagaagcagcagcagcagcagctgttaGAGAACCGCAAGCGACGGGCGGAAGAGATCCAGAAGAGGATCCTCCAGAACTCTGGGGCCGCTCCCCTGGGGGGCCCCGCTCCTCCGGGGGGCCCCGCCCGTaggcccctgctctcccccagaGCTGCCTCCGaggccccccgggccccccagAGCCCAGCCACCCCCACCCTGGGAAGAGGCTTCACAGACGGAGACGACATCTTGTTCTAcgaccacacccctccacctccgcctTCTTCCCTCAGCCTATCAGCTGCCAAG ttggcTGCTTTGAAGAAGCTGAGGGCTAAAGGGGAGGGGCTAGCGAAGGAAGACCCCAACGCcgtgaagaggaagaggagcggTGACATCATCAGCGCCAGGGTGGAGAGCAACCTCGCCTCGCCCGacg AGGACAAGCCAGGcccggagggggaggagccagcccAGAAGAAGAGGCGGGAGAACCTGGATTACATCCAATCAGAGGAGTTCCAGAAGATCCTCAACGCCAAGTCCCGCCATGGGGCGGAGCTACAGGCC GCTGAGTACCAGCTGCAGGAGCGATACTTCGACCCCCTGGTGAAGAAGGaacagctggaggagaagatgaggaaCATCAGGGAGATGAAGTGCAGAGCCGTCACCTGCAGGAAC tgtaagTACACCTACTTCAAGCCAGCAGACAGGTGCAAAGAGCTGAACCACCACCTCCAGTGGCACGACGCCCTCAAGCGCTTCTTCAAGTGTCCCTGTGGACAGAGGGCCATCGCCCTGGACCGCCTGCCCAACAAGCACTGcag CAACTGTGGCTTGTTcaagtgggagagagatggcatGCTGAAG GAGAAGGCGGGGCCTAAGATAGCAGGAGAGCTCCTACAGCCCCGGGGAGAGGAGCAGCCCCGGTTCCTCAGCAGCATGATGTaa